The Candidatus Zixiibacteriota bacterium nucleotide sequence AACCAAAACCGGCGCGGAGTTCGAGGAAGCGCAGAGCGCGGTAGTTGGCGCCGGCCATAACCCGAAAGGCATCATCCCAGACCACCGGCAGGGCATGCTGCCGGGTCAAGAGAGAATCATTGGCGTTGACAAAACTGGGGTCCTTGAGACCTTCGAATTTGGTAAAGCTGAAATCGTACCCTTTAAAGGATGACCAGAAAGTCATCTCGGCGTCAACAGCGACGGTCAATTTATCATTGACCTGGTATGAAACGGCGCCTGCGATTGAAGCCGGCAGGTCGATATCGGTCTCGAAATCGGACTTTATCATAACAATTTCGCCGGCCGAGAAGAGATACTCCTCGTCGCCGGGACGATAGCCGTAGTTCTGGATAGCCGAGGGATTTAGCGGCATATAGAAACGGGACTCGGTTTCGCCTGTGACATTCATGGAGGTAGGTCCGGAAACGACAAAAGCGCCGCTCAGTTTTTCGGTAAGGTCATAGAGCAGTCCGGCGCGTAAGCCAAATCCCCAGCCGTTGCCGTCAGCACGGTACCACTGCGGAATTTTTTCGTAGGGGCGGTCGCTTATCGGGGAGGGCATTGGATTGCGGTGCAGGACGACATCGGTAAAATATAAATCGCCGCGGACCACAGCCAGTCCGACACCGAGGGAGAGTTTGTCGTCAAGAAAGTTTCGGGCGGCCGTAACCTGAAATTCAACGGCATCGAGATTATTATGGAACTGGCGGTCGGGATAATCCTGCGGATTGTATCCGGGGAGGTTCTGGTACAACTCCCAGTTGAGGTTCTGGTCGAAACTCTGGATGATGCTGAAACCAAAAACGGTCTCGCCCCAGACAGGAAGACGGGCCAGAATTCCGCCCTGGGGAACATTGAGGATTTCATGATGATTGGCGATATCCTGACCATTGAAGAAACCGGATTCGTACTGGTCACCCCAGTAAATATTCGGCTTGGTCCAGTAACGATTATGCATAGCGGCGAGATTAGCCGCAATATAGTTGTCCTGAATACGGGCGTAACCGGCCGGGTTGTAATAAGCGGCCGACCAGTCATCAGCCACCGCGCGGAATGCCCCACCCATGCCTCTCGCTTTGACCCCGATGCCGTCAAAAGTAAAGCCGCCGCCGAAAGCCAGCGATGCGGTCAGCATCAGCAGCAAAAAAAGAAAGGCGGAATACCTTAATATTCCCATTCTCATCTCCGTAAATATAAATGCTAACAATTCTTCCCAGTCACCTCAGGGTTGCCGTCCCTTAACCAGAAGAACCGGCAACCGCTCTAAATTCCAATCCGCCGCAACCGCGGGCGGACAAAAAAGCCTTGTGAAATTACCATAAAGGGGGCGGTTTGTCAAGCCCTCAGACGTTTTTTTGCCCTGAATGCGTCTCCTTGATTAAGTTGCCATCTCACAATTTATTGACGCAGAGCAGGGGGCGCGAATCAAATGCAAAATTTGCGGGGGAGAAGAATAAGTCAGGGCTGGTTAGCGACGGTAGCGAACCAGGTTGTAAAGACTGGTGCCAAAGAAAATGGCGGAGGCGACCAGGATGACCGCCGCCCCGGTAGCGATATTCCAAGCCAGTGAAGCGATTAACCCCAGCAGAGAGGAGACAAAAGCGAGTGCCCCGGACCACCAGAAGAGCGTTCCGGAGTTGCGGGCAATGTTACGCGCCGAGGCGGCAGGAAGAATCAGCATGGCCGTGACCAGAAGCAAGCCGACGGCGCGAATACTGAAAGTTACCACTATCGCCAGAAGCGCGGCAAAGGAATATTCATATAAAGTGGTATTGACACCTTTGGAAAAAGCCCAGTCCTGATGCAGACCGATCATGAGCAACTTGTTGTAAGTGCGCCAGATGAAGACCACGGCGAGGAGGAAAAGAAGAATCATGGCGGTCAGTTCGGTCTCCGTGATAGTGAGAATGTCGCCGAAAAGATAACTCTGCAGGTCGCGGCTGAGCCCGCGACGGGCGGAGATAATCGCAATCCCGAGGGCAATGACGGTTGAGAAGAAGACGCCGATCACGGTGTCGGTCGAAAGTTCGGTATGCCTTTTGACTTTGATTATCCCCAGGCCTATGATGACCCCGAAGATTACCAGCGTCACCCAGGGGTTCAAGCCGAAGAGTAGCCCCAAAGCAATGCCGGTAAAGGCGGAATGACTGATGGTATCGGAGAAGAAAGCCATCCGGAAGTTTACAACCATTATGCCGATAGCCCCGCAGAGAAGAGTCAACAGCGTCAGCCCGATGAAGGCGCGAATTATGAAGGTCGATTGCGCCCATTCAAAAGGGAGCAACGTCCCGACCGCTTGATATAAAAAGTCGTACAGGTTCATCTCAACGGCAACCTAATCATGCTTATGCTTCTCCGGGTGGGGGTACCGGACGACTTCAATATGATGGCCGAAAACCGCCTGTAGATTTTCCGGGGTGAGAATCCTGGCGGTTTCACCATGACAGATAACCGATTTATTGAGACAGATAACATGGTCGGCATGATTGGTGACGACCGAGAGGTCGTGACTCACGATAACCATAGTGAAGTGGCGGCGATGATGAATCGATTCGAGGAGGTCACAAAAGAGTCTTTCGCCGGCGATATCGATGCCGGAAACCGGCTCATCAAGAAGAAGCAGATTGGGGTTTCCGGAGAGAGCCGATGCCAAAAGAACTCTCTGCAGTTCACCGCCGGAGAGTTTGCCGAGGGGGCGTGGCGCCAGATGCGCCGCCTCGACCAGACTCAGATTTTCTTCCGCTTTTTCGACGAGCGCGCGGCGCCGCCCCAGCCAAAGCGGCTTTTTCTGGTGGGGCATGACCAGAAAGTCGATGACGGTCATCGGGATGCCGCGGTCAAAATCGAGCACCTGCGGCACATATCCAAAGCGAGGGGTAACACTCTGACCCTCCGCAGTAAGAAACTGCACCTTGCCGCTATAGGGAACCTTGTTAAGAATGACTTTGAGGGCGGTGGTTTTGCCGGCGCCGTTAGGCCCAATCAGAGCGGTCACGGAACCGGCCGGAATTTCGGCGGTGATATTCTCCAGCACCTTGATGCCATCAAAGGAGACCGAAAGATTCTGAAACCGAATTGCCGGTGACGGTAAGTCTGTCATTTCATTGCCTTAACCAGGTTTTCAAGATTTTCAAGCATAACGGTCTCATAATAATCGCGAGGTGGATTGGAAGGTCCTGTGGCAACCGGGTCGATGACATATGCCGGAACTTTCAGTTCCGACGCCAGAGTTCGCGCCATCCGTTCCGAATACTGCGGCTCGGCGAAAATGGCGGCAATCTTATTCCGGCGCAATTCTCCGGAGAGGGCAATAGTTTCCCTGGCGGACGGTTCCTGACCCGGCTCCTTTTCTATAATATCAACTATCTGGAATCCAAAATCGCGCGCCAGATAATCATAGATTTCATGAACCGCGGCGACTTTTGGATTAGAGAGATTGGTCAACCGCGACCGATACTGAGTCACAACAGAATCGAGCCGTTCCTTGTAGTCGGCGGCGTTGGCGTTTATCCTGTCGGCATATTGGGGAAGATACTGCGTCAGCGAGGCCGCTATCCGGGAAATCATCGCTTGCGCCTGCAGAGGGGAGGCGAAAAGATGGGGATTCCAACGGCTGTCATTACCTTCGTGATTATGAGCGGCATGAGTTGCCCGGGAAGGAAGCGGCGCGATACCGGAAGCGGCATCAATGAGCGCAATCTCATCTTTCCCGGCAAGAATATCCTCAACAAAGTCGTCCAGTCCCAGACCGTTGATAATAACCAGGTCGGCTAAATGCGCTTTCTTGATATCTTCTGGGGCAAGAGAAAAGTCGTGCGGGCAGCCGTAATCGCCGGGGAGAAGAATATCGACCTGCAGGTCAGGTATATTATAGGTCAGATTGAGAGTGAACAGATAGACAGGGAAAAAGGTGGTCAGGATTTTGGTTTTCTTTTCCTTATCGCCGGCCTTCAGGCGCGAAGGCGCCGCCACCGTGACCAGTAGAAGAAGCGATAATATATATATCAGTCTAATATCTTTCTTGGGCATGGCATAATATTATACAACAGCCCGATTCCACCAAGTAAAAATATCGGGAATGTCTGCCGGAAGGGAGCGGCCGCTATTTTCGTTTCAGAACCAACTCGTGAAGAGCGCTATAATACCCTAAGGCAGCGGCTTGATTCAGATGCAGAAACGCTTCCGGTCCGGTCGATACCTGCGCCAGGTAGTAATGAAAAGAGGCCTGATTGGGATTTTCGGCAAGCGCGCGACTGAACCGGTCGCGGGCGCCGATGAAATCTTTCATAAGGTAGGCGCGATATCCGTCGGATGCGGCAAGGGTTGCCGCGCCCAATGTGGTCTCGGCCAGACGGTTTATCATCAGCTCTTTATGATTGAGGTTGATATAAGAAAAGAAGGTCGAGGGGAGCTCCGCCAGAGGATACTCGCTCTCTTCGACAGATTTAAGCACCAGCATTAAATAGGATGTTATCTTATTTAAAGCGTCGCCGTCTTCAAGCCCGGCGCGGATAATCCGGTCGTTGAGGCGGTCAAAGCGGTCACTGGAAAGCCAGGTAGGACGGATAGTCATGATGGAACTGAGGTCGGAGACATGCACGGCGCCGAGAAGATGACCAATCTCGTGCAGCAGCAGTTGCCCCTCAAGGAAGACTTTCCATTCGCGAAGCCCGGTATGCGGCGGGGAGATTTCGGCGATAACCGCCAGTTTGCGCCCGAGGTCGGACAGCCCAACCTGAATATTGCCGTCACCGATATAATAATCTTCACTGTTATCGGGTCGGAAGACCGCCACTGTCAGGGTATCCGACGGCGGCAAGCCGCCGCGGATAAAAGAGCGGAGCAGCCGCTCGATATCGGTGTACGACAGCTCCTTGACCGTAAAATATTCCACTGCGGCCGGATGCAATCCCACCTTGAACTGCCTCCAGAGGGAGCGTGCGACATAATCGACGCCGCGCAGGAGGTCTTTTTCCATATTTCCTTTAATGTCGTTGGCGATGCGCGAATCTATCAGCAGTTTGAGCGGCCGGGAACGTTTATAGGATTCTTTCACCGGCGGCAATCGCGGGAGAAACGAGAGCGCTTCGGAGAGAAGTCGCTTGAGAACAAAATCAGGCGGCTCCACATGACCAAGCCCTTTCCGGAGAAGCAGGGAATCATCGGTAGCCACCCAGTTTTCAAGAGGGCGGGCACTGCTTTTCTTCCCTTTTATAAGATAGACTGATGAATCGAGACGAAAGAAATCTGTCCGCAGTTCGATGACGGCGGTGTATTCAATGACGGCGGGAGAAGATGATTTAATTTTGACCCGGCGGAATTTTGGTTTCGGTGTCAGTTGCAAAAGGTAATCATAGTCGCCAAATTTCGAAATGGTTTCAGGGTCATTGAGGGTGAGCTTTGCTTCGGAGGGGAAAATATCGAACTGGAACCCTTTTAACCAGAGATAATAATCAAGATGGCTGGCGAGACATTCCATAAAATTGTCACTGTTATATTCGAGGTTTTCCGGCAAACGGGGGACAGTGATAACCACCGCCATTTTTCCCGGCGGAAACTCGAGACTTTCTCCGGCATGAAGCGGCGAGATAGAAAGCAGGAGGAATAAAGAGAGTATCAGTCGCTGTTTCATCATGGTAAAATCGCTTATTGGCGCTTGAAAATCAAGATGCAAAGGAGTATAATTAAAATATGGTTAAAGTTTTGGCGTGGGCGCTCTGCCCGTTGATTTTGCTTTTATTTATTGCCGGCTGCGGTAAAGAACCAACCGACCTGGCCGGACTCAAAAAAGCGGCCGCTGCCTCGCTGGAGAAGGGAGAGAACCGTAAGGCTCTGGTCTATTTGACTAAGGCAATGAGCCTGGCTCCGTCGGAC carries:
- a CDS encoding outer membrane protein transport protein — its product is MGILRYSAFLFLLLMLTASLAFGGGFTFDGIGVKARGMGGAFRAVADDWSAAYYNPAGYARIQDNYIAANLAAMHNRYWTKPNIYWGDQYESGFFNGQDIANHHEILNVPQGGILARLPVWGETVFGFSIIQSFDQNLNWELYQNLPGYNPQDYPDRQFHNNLDAVEFQVTAARNFLDDKLSLGVGLAVVRGDLYFTDVVLHRNPMPSPISDRPYEKIPQWYRADGNGWGFGLRAGLLYDLTEKLSGAFVVSGPTSMNVTGETESRFYMPLNPSAIQNYGYRPGDEEYLFSAGEIVMIKSDFETDIDLPASIAGAVSYQVNDKLTVAVDAEMTFWSSFKGYDFSFTKFEGLKDPSFVNANDSLLTRQHALPVVWDDAFRVMAGANYRALRFLELRAGFGFDQSPVTGETFTPYFFDLGDKLSVSFGFGFEVNQWNLDFATGYTKQDDLTVSEMTFNDDGTLKNMTGDYRGTNYQTVLGISYRF
- a CDS encoding metal ABC transporter permease, with the protein product MNLYDFLYQAVGTLLPFEWAQSTFIIRAFIGLTLLTLLCGAIGIMVVNFRMAFFSDTISHSAFTGIALGLLFGLNPWVTLVIFGVIIGLGIIKVKRHTELSTDTVIGVFFSTVIALGIAIISARRGLSRDLQSYLFGDILTITETELTAMILLFLLAVVFIWRTYNKLLMIGLHQDWAFSKGVNTTLYEYSFAALLAIVVTFSIRAVGLLLVTAMLILPAASARNIARNSGTLFWWSGALAFVSSLLGLIASLAWNIATGAAVILVASAIFFGTSLYNLVRYRR
- a CDS encoding metal ABC transporter ATP-binding protein — protein: MTDLPSPAIRFQNLSVSFDGIKVLENITAEIPAGSVTALIGPNGAGKTTALKVILNKVPYSGKVQFLTAEGQSVTPRFGYVPQVLDFDRGIPMTVIDFLVMPHQKKPLWLGRRRALVEKAEENLSLVEAAHLAPRPLGKLSGGELQRVLLASALSGNPNLLLLDEPVSGIDIAGERLFCDLLESIHHRRHFTMVIVSHDLSVVTNHADHVICLNKSVICHGETARILTPENLQAVFGHHIEVVRYPHPEKHKHD
- a CDS encoding zinc ABC transporter substrate-binding protein — its product is MPKKDIRLIYILSLLLLVTVAAPSRLKAGDKEKKTKILTTFFPVYLFTLNLTYNIPDLQVDILLPGDYGCPHDFSLAPEDIKKAHLADLVIINGLGLDDFVEDILAGKDEIALIDAASGIAPLPSRATHAAHNHEGNDSRWNPHLFASPLQAQAMISRIAASLTQYLPQYADRINANAADYKERLDSVVTQYRSRLTNLSNPKVAAVHEIYDYLARDFGFQIVDIIEKEPGQEPSARETIALSGELRRNKIAAIFAEPQYSERMARTLASELKVPAYVIDPVATGPSNPPRDYYETVMLENLENLVKAMK